taattttcTAAAGAGTGTAGAACACTAATGttcttcaaaaatcaaaatcagacTAACAAAAAATGTCTAGAAATTGAGGGTTCCTGGGCTGAACTCCGGATTACCAGGGCCTCAGAGgattcatacaaaaaaaaatgtctagAAATTGAGAAGGAAAAAATTTACCTTGACTTCCTCATAGAGCTTCTTCTCCCAAGCCAAAAGGCGTTCCAAGCTGGAGCAAAGACTCTTCAGACCACCACCCGGTTCATCCAACGAACCGGTGTCAAGCCGGTACCTAACTGCCAATGGTGGTTTTGAGGTCCAAGTTGAGCTCAGGCTGCTCAATAAGCTATTAGAGTGATACACAGTTTCTGCAATCAAAAATCAAATTGTCAAATTCAACTCAATCCAAACATGCCCATAATCTCCAGTGCCCTGTTTGGTAGCTTAAAACACcaaaagtaattatttttatctGACCCAAAAACACATTAGATGCAAAATGTCTGAAAAAACTAAAATCCTAATAAAATTCTTCTACataatactaaaaaaataaatcaaaattatcCAATTTAAAGCAAAAATTGAGAGTAAATAAGATTAAGAAAATGAATGAAGTTGAAGATTACTACTACTCACTCCTCAATTGTCTGAAACTTCGATCAAGCTGAGCTTTACTAATCTCAAGCATCTCAGAAACCTGATCTCCAGCAACAGCAGCTTTATCAAAATTCTCCTTAATAGAATCAACAATTTCCTTCAAATCTCTATGCCTCACCACCATCTTCATCTCCATCAGTCCTTCACCTGTCGAAGATGACGATGCCACGTCGTCCGATTTCCCAACCGCGGCCACATACCCTTTAGCTGCCGCAGACGATGACCCGAAATTCGACCTAGTCCCAATCTCAGACCTTGACTCAACATCACCATCAACTCCATCATCATGATCATCATCCTCATGATCATCATCCTCAGATGATGTTGTTGTACTGTAATGATCTCCCCATTCACTACACTCAACTTCTTCTCTCTCAGTCTCAGTGTGTTCCTCCAAATGATGCTGCTGCTGATGATGATTCTTCTGAACAGTTGCTAATTTCCCATTGAAATAATCATATTCGGATCTCTCAGAATCAAATCCTTCAACTTCATGTGCTGTAGGATTAACATAACGTTGTTGCTGATATGTTTGTTGTTTCTGttgaggttgttgttgttggttttgTTGCCGTTGAGGTTGTTGTCGGGAATAAGAAACTTCACTGTTTCTTGACTTGAAAGAGAATTGTGAAGTAGAATCTTCATGTTCATGTTCATGTTCATTTTCATGTTCTTGTTCATGTTCATGTTCTCGATCGAAGTAATCGGAACcaggtggtggtggaggaggagggTAGAAATTTTCCCAGTTCCAAACTGAGGAAGTTTGAGAAGGGGTTGAAGAGTATGTAGAATGTGCTGTAGGGAAGAAATTGGAAGCGAAATTGTTGGAAGCATTGCTACGTGGAGTTGAAGAAGGACTTGAATCGGAGAGAATGTGAGGTAGTTTTGGTGGCGGTTGTTTACGGCGGCGAGGGTGGTGGTTTTGGTTGTTTGAGGGGATTGATGAAGAAGAGAGTATGTGTGGGAGTTTAGAGGATGTTATGGTCGGAGAAGGTGAAGGTTGAAATGGTTGTGGTGGTGGAGGACGGTGGAAGAAAGAAGGTGGCGGTGGTTGTTGTTGTGGTGGGTGGTGGAAGGTTGTTGTTGTGGTGGTGGGAGTGGTGGTTGTTTTATGGTTGATGAATACGGCGGGGGTGTTATCGGAGACAGAGAGAGGTTCACCGGAGGCGAATGTGGAAAGAGCGGTGCCGGTGAGGCGGAGAGAACGGCAGTAATCGGAGTGTGCGGCGGCAAGATGATGACGCGCGTAGACGGCTTCTTTCATGAGACGGCGACGGTCTTTGCATCGTCGTACGGTGTCTTCATTTTCTAGCTTGGAAGCAGTGCAACCCATTAGAATCGGTGGCGCGTGAGTATTTGTGTTGTCGCGCGTGGTGTTCTTTTTTTtaagtgaaagaagaagaattagaagaagaaagaaacatTGTAGTGTACTGCTACTAGTGTTGTGAGTTGAGTGTTGGTGTTTGAAGCTGTTTTAGTCTCAACCAAGTGCCAATTTCTTattgctttctttctttttttcttcttctactatttgtttgtatttggtcaatttttttatttttttatttgatttgatgatgataaaattaaagaaagcatGGATGgttgatgatgaatgatttttcaaTGTTGTGATCATTTtcggttttattttatttcaagttTCAAAACTAGTGATGTGGAAAGTGTTAAAACTTATGCAAAGATTTGTTACCGCCAATTTATGTGATtaattttatatggttttttCGCCACATCTGGATTattcaaactaaaaaaattgtattgaattttattttattattagatTTATATCGgaagatattttaattttgcaaagatattttttgataaattgagATATAAGAGGATTAATCGATTTAAGAGGATAAATGGTCCTAGGGTCGAAtatcaagttttatttttaaaaaaaaaaaagagtttagaCCTCTTTTGTAAAAAGGAAGCATGGATTGGGGTTTTGGCcctcttttgtaaaaaaaaaaaaaaaaaggaagcaTAGACATAATTAAGAGAGGATAGGGacaaattgaaataaataacgTGTTTGGATTAACTCTCGGGTTATTTGTCCCTCGTATGTTTGAAGACAACATTGTATTTGTAGTATTATATATAGTGTCATATAATAATTATCCAGTCTTTACTTTCTCAAGCTCACAACAGTCAAACAAGACTCTCGCACTTTTTAATTTTACGGTTCCAACTTTCGCCATTATTTTAAGAATAAAGACAGAAAAAGCTTGTCATTCGTTCACTCATCGTCACTCACTTCGTCTTCAGCTTCAAGTAAGAAGTTGCACACACTTCAACTTCATTCATTGTTGTTCACAattcacaaaacaaaaacaaaaaatgcaagtgtttctcttttattttgatGATATATTGCACTCTTTAATTAATGCACCATTATAGGATGCAAACCGTTGATTAATTTGTAAGTCAGTATTTCTACTACTCTTGGCTCGACCTAATGTTAAGGTCGTGTTCAAGTCACATGTAACTGGACCTAACCTGAAATTTGTGCACCCCTGGTTTATAGTGCCTATTAAGATCACAATCATATAGTTTTTCTTAAGGTTGGACAAGCACCGCGGCACGTCCGAAATTGAATAATCCGAACACAAAATATTGAATTGGGCAGATCAGATAGGGCCTCTTAGGTTCTTTGGCCTCAAATGCAGTCCAATATGGATTGCATATAGGCTCGGTTGGATAAAATTGATTCGTCAGAATTAGAACTCATTCAAGTTAGcaaattttcttttgttgatcTAAACACATCAGGGGGCAAATCCAACCAAACTCTACTTGCCGTTAACTTTTCTTATTCAACTCTCTTAGAAATTTTATGAATGTTCCTCTTCTCCTCATCTTTTTAACTATATTATAAAGTATATTGCTAAGTTGGTTTAGTgctgattgacgctgaacttggtagggaggaccacggttcgatctctTGCAACTACGATTGGGAGGGGCtgtaaccacttgatgtcagaattgaccTCCAagccagattaaactggtggcgAAAGCCACAAAAAAAGTATCTTTCTAACAAGTCATTaagtttgatctagtggtaAAGAGTTTAGGTAGCATGTTAGAGGTCTTAGCTCGATTGTAAGCCACAAAAAAAGTATCTTTCTAACAAGTCATTaagtttgatctagtggtaAAAAGTTTAGGTAGCATGTTAGAGGTCATGAGTTTGATCTTTTAGCTCGATTGTAAACCACAAAAAAAGTATCTTTCTAACAAGTCATTaagtttgatctagtggtaAAGAGTTTAGGTAGCATGTTAGAGGTCTTGAGTTTGATCTTTTAGCTCGATtgtaaaccaaaataaaaagtatCTTGCTAACTTGTGCCCAAAAATATTGATAGTCTTATAAGTGCATGAGAATATAGTCGTAATAAAATTAGTATTGCTTCACAAAGACGgagaataaataaagtaaaatccTATATAGAGATTAGAAAGAAAAGcagtaaaaataaatagaatattTGATGGAGATATAATTTGGATTTTTGAGAGATTAGCAGGCAAACTAAAAgtaatgtatatatttttatataaaatcacCTTAGTCCTTAGGATCATAGATCTCAGAGGGCTAAAGTAGTATAAAATCACCTTAGGATCATAGATCTCATAGGGCTAAAGTAGTAGCGGtattaaacaaatatgtttctcaaaaattttcaaattgacaaaatttcacatgtgacataataatatataaatggtTCAACAAAAAATATCAGTTTTGTCATGAATTAACCTTAGAAATCTCAGttttgaaaagagaaaaaaaactcaattttgcCATAAACTAAACTctaaaaatctcagttttgtcctaaattaacccctaaaaataccaaaatgTTTGTCAGAACCCGGATAACTGTCCAGACTTCCTGGACCTTAACTCCGTCCATGGCTGCAAAACAAGTAAAatctgacaaaaaattattcttttttttttatttgttcaataGAAATggaaaaatccaatttttttctaaaataaaaatcttagatactttatttttttaacagaaaTACATTTTTTCtgaagtttaaatttttaaaaataatatgaataaCAAATCTATCcttcaaataaaattacatataaCAACGTAAGTTAATTTTCTGTTAATTTATTCTAACAACCTAACACTGCTATTTTCAAAGAAGTAATGGATTACAATTTTGAGATTATTGAAGGCCCATCCCATGCCTCCTGTCAGAGGAGTCCTGAGATGACTTTGCAATATTGCATGAGAAAGTCAACtatacattaaatatattttcatcagatcttgcttttttttttatatataaaataaaatttaggttACCAATCGGTAGTTAGTTCATTGGTAGAGAAAATTACGGTTCGATtttccgcaactgcgatcgggagggggccgcaatcacttgatgccagaattgATCCAAAACCAAATTAGACGATTCAGTGGGCGGAATATTGATGGTGAAAATGGGGAAAAAAATTAGGCTGAGTAGATGGTGCCCCAGTTCAAGACAATGAAGATCTTAGGACTCAAAAAGTATTTACAAAGGGTTACATATACCTTCCTTCAATGACACTAATGGAGCTCAAATTCGCGACCTTTTAAATTTAAAGCCCATCTTTTTTGCTACCAGACCAAACCTTTGAAGTTCAAATCTTACTTTCTTTTAGTTTATGATGAATAATTTGCAATCGAACAAATTATCGCAATTAGTATTTAAGATATCGTGTCCACGATGATTGTTTAGCAATCGATCAACGCAACTATATCTACACACATTTGAAAACTATAAAACATAATTGGGGGAAGATCTTTGAGATATCAATTTGTATAACGTTTTTCGGAATTCAATTTTAGAAACGAGGCCGGATCTTGGAAAAGTCGTTAAACCATGGAAACCGCATGTAAATCAACCATAATGCGATGAATTTCTCAAGTGTTACAATTGGATTAACATTGTGATAAAACCTCAATCTCTTGAATGATTTATCCTATCCTTTGCCTATAGTTTCTCAATCTCTTGGTTGAAACTATAGGTAAAGGAGTCAGTAAAGCTTGTTAATCCGTAATTACACTAGTTCATTCAAATTCTCAAAGGAATCAACGAGTGCACAATGAATTCGGATTGGATTTTAATTCATATTCTCATACAAATCAAAATCTAGCATCAATTCAACAATGATCAAAAGTTGGAAAGCATTAAGCATAGAATTCATTGTATAACACTAATCAAGAGAAATTCATTACATTAATGGAAGATTACAACAAAATTACATGATTTAACTAGTGATCAAAAGTTGGAAAGCATGCATTAAGCATAGAATTCATTGTACAGTATAACACTAATCAAGAGAAATTCATTACATCAATGGAAGATTACAGCAGAATTACATGATTTAACTCCTAATCTAGATCCAACCTCAAGAGGGAATTAGTTTCCCATGGTTGATTGAACAATCTTCAGCTCCAACTCCCTTGAAATTCTTTCCATGGTGTTAGATAGCTTCACAACTGATCAATCTTCTCTTCGTAAACGAAGGATCTTGCAGCAATACTCAACTCTCAAGCTTGTAACTGAAATCTGCTCCAAAAAAGTTCGAACCTCTGCCCAGAAAATGAGAATTCCTTATATAAGAATCAGGACCACGCCGCACGCCAAATCCATCATACCGCGCATGGTCTATCAGCAACacactacgccgcgcgtgataaccgtccacgccgcgcgtgacacACAGATAAATCCAGGGTTTCCCCCGACGTAGTCATGCCCCCGACGTAGTCTTTCCTTCTtaatcacgccgcgcgtgaaaGAGcctcacgcagcgcgtgatgaGCAGATAAATTCCATTCTTCAAAAGACTCATTTACGCCCCGCGTGGTATCCTACCACGCCGAGCGTGATTGGTagataaaaacaactacaacaTTCTTCACTATTGCGCCACGCGTGAAGGATCACGCCCCCGACGCAATGTAACCCTGTTGCTTCATacattcttcaaattttcttgTGAAACAAGTAACTTCCATCTCTGAGTCATTTCTTGTTGTTTATTGGCTAAAAGGCATCCAAAATGGTCTAATATCTCTCAATTTCACTTGGAATAACTTGATGTGACGAGTATTCATCAGTTTAGATTAAAATGCCCATAGATAAAGTCataaattgtttatttatttatttatttcaaatcaCCATATCaccatatatattataaaggaTTTAAGCATGATCGTTAGAGATCGATAATG
This genomic interval from Trifolium pratense cultivar HEN17-A07 linkage group LG6, ARS_RC_1.1, whole genome shotgun sequence contains the following:
- the LOC123888204 gene encoding nitrate regulatory gene2 protein produces the protein MGCTASKLENEDTVRRCKDRRRLMKEAVYARHHLAAAHSDYCRSLRLTGTALSTFASGEPLSVSDNTPAVFINHKTTTTPTTTTTTFHHPPQQQPPPPSFFHRPPPPQPFQPSPSPTITSSKLPHILSSSSIPSNNQNHHPRRRKQPPPKLPHILSDSSPSSTPRSNASNNFASNFFPTAHSTYSSTPSQTSSVWNWENFYPPPPPPPGSDYFDREHEHEQEHENEHEHEHEDSTSQFSFKSRNSEVSYSRQQPQRQQNQQQQPQQKQQTYQQQRYVNPTAHEVEGFDSERSEYDYFNGKLATVQKNHHQQQHHLEEHTETEREEVECSEWGDHYSTTTSSEDDDHEDDDHDDGVDGDVESRSEIGTRSNFGSSSAAAKGYVAAVGKSDDVASSSSTGEGLMEMKMVVRHRDLKEIVDSIKENFDKAAVAGDQVSEMLEISKAQLDRSFRQLRKTVYHSNSLLSSLSSTWTSKPPLAVRYRLDTGSLDEPGGGLKSLCSSLERLLAWEKKLYEEVKTREGVKIEHEKKLSALQSQEYKGDDEAKIFKTKSAINRLQSLIVVTSQAVSTTSTAIIGLRDSDLVPQLVELCHGMMYMWRSMHQYHEVQSNIVQQVRGLVNRSGGDSTSELHRQATRDLESAVSAWHSSFCRLIKFQRDFILSLHGWFKLSLIPVDNDNINNRMEHSDAYMFFDDWKLALDRVPDTVASEAIKSFINVVHVISSKQAEELKIKKRTENASKELERKASSVRNIERKFYSSYSMVGISLPDTAPDNGQGLDARDPLAEKKLELATCQRRVEDEMMKHSKAVEVTRAMTLNNLQTGLPGVFQALTSFSSLFTEALDSVCTCSYSIK